Part of the Hypanus sabinus isolate sHypSab1 unplaced genomic scaffold, sHypSab1.hap1 scaffold_366, whole genome shotgun sequence genome is shown below.
cacacccctgcctGTGTCCGGTCACACTGTGAGTACCCACACAACCcgggcagggtcctgacacactgtgagaccccacacaaccctgacaggctcctgatacactgtgagaccccacacacccctgaaagggtcctgatacactgtgcgacataacacacccctgacagggtcctgatacactgcgagatcccacacacccctgacagggtcctgacacactgtgagacctaaACACCCCCTCAcagggtccagacacactgtgagaacccacacacccttgacagtgtcctgacacactgcgagacaccacacacccctgagtgTCCGGTCACTCTGTGTGTCTCCACACATccccgacagggtcctgatacactgtgagaccccacacacctctgacaggctcctgacacactgcgagaccccacacacccttgacagtgtcctgacacactgcgagacaccacacaccccttacagggtcctgatacacggTCAGGcaccacactcccctgacagggtcctaacacactgtgagaccccacgcacccctaagagggtcctgacacactgtgagaccccacacacacttgacagggtcctgacacattgtgaggccCAAAAAACCGCTGACAGGGTCATGACACACTGTCAGACCGCACACTCCCCTGGCAGGATCCTGCAcactgtttctttgtattttgattcagtgatggtgagagAGGAGGGGTAGCTGTGATTCCCCGACCTATTCCTTTGACAGAATGCCCACCTCCCTCTTCTCTATATCCATACGGCACAGCAACAATGGGGATGAAAAGTTTCTTCCACAGGTAGAATGACAGCTGTCACAGTAGTGAGATGTTTTCCAGTACAGGACAGTTGggggtcagtaaactaccagggaaaTACTCACCTTCACAGCACAGTTAATGTGGAAATGTGATGATCTGGTGTTTACCTAGACCAGGCCTCTCTGTCCAGTCAGCAGTCTGTTAATTGAATTTACTTTACTGTACGAACATCCATTGACAAATCCAATTAATTCAATAGCTTTGAGCTAACTCTTGTGTGCTTAAACACTGAGTTCAGCGGTGAGGCATCTAACAGTTTGTCCACtgtctgttcccatggaagatgttcaacagaaacacaaggagactctgcgggcacaaactgaaacactgagagtgaacacgatcctgatgagggagaaggtgaaggttttccagctggttgatcgatacgctgagctcacggtcatttctactgttcgagatcggaaactggtggaacatgagctgctggcaagaggcagagaccacgaggagtggagagagaaacatctccGTGGAGAGCTGAAGaaaatccggactgatcagttgttccagagcagcttcTCGCGaagtaaatccaaatctgggagatcggcagcagtggccggagtcgcggggatcgggaaaacaacaatggtacaaaagattgattatgactgggccacggggaaaatataccaacagttccagtttgtcttcagtttcaaattccgtgATTTAAACACCATTAACCGCAGAATAAATctgaaggaactgattctggatcagcatccttactttgggaatatcctgagagaggtctggaagaacccagagggactgctgtttatattcgatggtttggatgaattcaatgacacaattgattttgctgacagtcgGAAAGACACAGAAACTCAGTCCACATGCACAGATCCCGAATTCATGTGTAAGGTGTCTGATAtcgtgtacagtttaatccagcacaagctgctcccagggtgttcagtgctggtgaccacccgccccactgcgttacatttattggaaaaggcagagatcagtatccgggctgaaatcctgggatttcaTTGTGaagaacggaaggaatatttcatcaagcattttgaagatcagacggtggcagaagctgttttcaaatacatgaaggagaacgagatcctgtacaccatgagctacaatccctcctactgctggatcctcgctctggcactgggccccttcttcacacaaagtgtcagggacccgcagcgagttcccaagaccatcacccaactgtactcctactatatttacaacatcctgaaaaaccacggccgtgagattgagaacccccgtgatgtgttactcagggttggtcagatggccttcagaggagtgtccgagaagaagattgtgtttac
Proteins encoded:
- the LOC132388613 gene encoding NACHT, LRR and PYD domains-containing protein 3-like translates to MHQGSSSGGAPVTSTTGKDTGPSSVITEILASWDDFQLLQLTEFYRDRLEQAMEGGVHGVSLALTAENQFSGEELRKISDLADKGERADSSKLLLSLVMEKGSRARRVMWETFLKMRIGVPKLDRILKELQIYGCDPSHRPISAQLLLKVLSELKDVQQKHKETLRAQTETLRVNTILMREKVKVFQLVDRYAELTVISTVRDRKLVEHELLARGRDHEEWREKHLRGELKKIRTDQLFQSSFSRSKSKSGRSAAVAGVAGIGKTTMVQKIDYDWATGKIYQQFQFVFSFKFRDLNTINRRINLKELILDQHPYFGNILREVWKNPEGLLFIFDGLDEFNDTIDFADSRKDTETQSTCTDPEFMCKVSDIVYSLIQHKLLPGCSVLVTTRPTALHLLEKAEISIRAEILGFHCEERKEYFIKHFEDQTVAEAVFKYMKENEILYTMSYNPSYCWILALALGPFFTQSVRDPQRVPKTITQLYSYYIYNILKNHGREIENPRDVLLRVGQMAFRGVSEKKIVFTDGDLIKYNVQSSQFLSGFLMELLDREYSARSVVYTFPHLTIQEFVAAVAQFLNPHPRDILKFLTEVHSTTDGRFEVFLRFVAGLSSPMTARGLEEFLSPFPHQTTCRVIDWVKEEVERQSGNTWSEAGKRSLLNTLHYLFESQNRGLAQAALGSVERVSFSGMTLTPIDCAVLSHVIGFCDTIKHLDLEKCHIQCEGIQRLGPRLHKCQEL